From Streptomyces durmitorensis, a single genomic window includes:
- a CDS encoding DUF2293 domain-containing protein has translation MAPTPLARRGLLAIQPLKRRHCAECRGGPLSLLVIEDAEPRCLDCADLGHLVFLPRGDTALTRRAREGSGLSAVVVRFNRRQGRYERQGVLVEEAALARAEERCLADAEARARCRARDAVRRAAEDVRFTAAFADEIRRLFPGCPGERSRAIAAHASVRGSGRVGRSTAGRALSAAAVTAAVVAAVRHTDTPYDRLLMSGVSRGEARRRIGPAVDAVLRSWQGPGREGVAG, from the coding sequence ATGGCACCAACTCCCCTCGCCCGAAGAGGACTTCTCGCCATCCAGCCCCTGAAGCGCCGCCACTGCGCGGAATGCCGCGGCGGGCCGCTCTCCCTCCTGGTCATCGAGGATGCCGAGCCACGCTGCCTGGACTGCGCCGACCTGGGGCATCTCGTCTTCCTGCCGCGCGGAGACACCGCGCTGACGCGGCGGGCCCGCGAGGGGAGTGGGCTCTCGGCGGTGGTCGTCCGCTTCAACCGGCGCCAGGGCCGGTACGAGCGCCAGGGGGTGCTCGTCGAGGAGGCGGCGCTCGCGCGGGCCGAGGAGCGGTGCCTCGCGGACGCGGAGGCGCGGGCGCGCTGCCGGGCTCGGGACGCGGTGCGGCGGGCCGCGGAGGACGTCCGCTTCACGGCGGCCTTCGCGGACGAGATCCGGCGCCTCTTCCCGGGGTGCCCCGGGGAGCGGTCCCGGGCGATCGCCGCGCACGCGTCCGTGCGGGGCAGCGGGCGGGTGGGGCGGAGTACGGCGGGGCGGGCGCTGTCCGCTGCGGCGGTGACGGCGGCGGTGGTGGCCGCCGTCCGGCACACGGATACGCCGTACGACCGCCTCCTCATGAGCGGGGTCTCCCGGGGGGAGGCGCGCCGTCGGATTGGGCCGGCGGTGGATGCGGTGCTTCGGTCCTGGCAGGGGCCTGGGCGGGAGGGGGTGGCGGGCTGA
- a CDS encoding uridine kinase yields the protein MGRVRLEAITWDRLTDTLADRLLDLKTADASPWPRVAFDGAPAGRPGDLARGVADALRVRGRSALVVGTEGFLRPASLRLEYGREDVEAYYSGWFDTGALWREVFGPLDPGGTGRVLPDLWDPATDRATRSPYVQLQPGSMLLLHGPFLLGHWFPFDLTVHTSLSPGALRRRTAESERWTLPAFERYEAEADPGAAADVVVRADDPRHPAWSGG from the coding sequence ATGGGACGGGTGCGACTCGAAGCGATCACCTGGGACCGGCTCACGGACACCCTCGCCGACCGGCTGCTCGACCTGAAGACGGCCGACGCGAGCCCCTGGCCCCGCGTCGCCTTCGACGGTGCCCCGGCGGGCAGGCCCGGCGACCTGGCCCGCGGCGTCGCCGACGCGCTGCGCGTGCGCGGGCGGTCCGCGCTCGTGGTCGGCACGGAAGGCTTCCTGCGTCCCGCCTCGCTGCGCCTCGAATACGGGCGCGAGGACGTGGAGGCGTACTACAGCGGCTGGTTCGACACCGGCGCGCTCTGGCGCGAGGTCTTCGGGCCGCTGGACCCGGGCGGCACGGGCAGGGTGCTGCCCGACCTGTGGGACCCGGCAACGGACCGCGCGACGCGCAGCCCGTACGTCCAACTCCAGCCAGGATCAATGCTGTTGCTGCACGGGCCATTCCTGCTCGGCCACTGGTTCCCCTTCGATCTGACGGTCCACACGAGCCTCTCGCCGGGCGCCCTGCGGCGACGTACGGCGGAGAGCGAGCGATGGACGCTGCCCGCCTTCGAGCGGTACGAGGCGGAGGCGGATCCCGGTGCGGCGGCCGACGTGGTCGTACGCGCGGATGATCCGCGGCACCCGGCATGGAGCGGTGGCTGA
- a CDS encoding PPOX class F420-dependent oxidoreductase — MATTALHFSESVRTLLDGKNFASVATLGPGGAPQNSVVWIKREGDTVLFSSTARRQKVRNLERDPRISISVFDLANPYTSTEIRGVAEILPDPEKRLPHELSHKYLGIDPPGEKDEEARVIIRVTPEKIVGFSA, encoded by the coding sequence ATGGCAACGACAGCGCTCCACTTCAGCGAATCGGTCCGCACTCTCCTCGACGGCAAGAACTTCGCCAGCGTCGCCACCCTCGGCCCCGGCGGCGCACCCCAGAACTCGGTGGTGTGGATCAAACGGGAGGGCGACACCGTGCTGTTCTCCTCCACGGCGCGGCGGCAGAAGGTCCGCAACCTCGAACGCGACCCGCGCATCAGCATCTCGGTCTTCGACCTGGCCAACCCGTACACGTCGACCGAGATCCGCGGCGTCGCCGAGATCCTCCCCGATCCGGAGAAGCGACTGCCTCACGAGCTCTCGCACAAGTACCTGGGCATCGACCCGCCCGGCGAGAAGGACGAGGAGGCCCGAGTGATCATCAGGGTCACCCCGGAGAAGATCGTCGGCTTCTCAGCCTGA
- a CDS encoding CBS domain-containing protein, translating to MTTAGDIMHRGAQWIPAHETLDRAAQLMRQLDVGALPISDENERLCGILTDRDIVVGCVAMGHDPSRVTAGDMAKGTPRWIDSGADVDEVLQEMKGSQIRRLPVIENKRLVGMISEADLATHLADDQLASWVESVYAKG from the coding sequence ATGACCACCGCCGGAGACATCATGCACCGCGGCGCCCAGTGGATCCCCGCACACGAGACCCTGGACCGCGCCGCACAACTGATGCGCCAGCTCGACGTGGGCGCGCTGCCCATCAGCGACGAGAACGAGCGGCTCTGCGGCATCCTCACCGACCGCGACATCGTGGTCGGCTGCGTGGCGATGGGACACGACCCGTCGCGGGTGACCGCGGGGGACATGGCCAAGGGCACGCCACGCTGGATCGACTCGGGCGCGGACGTCGACGAAGTCCTCCAGGAGATGAAGGGCAGCCAGATCCGCAGGCTCCCCGTCATCGAGAACAAACGCCTGGTCGGCATGATCAGCGAGGCCGACCTCGCCACGCACCTCGCCGACGACCAGCTCGCGAGCTGGGTCGAGAGCGTGTACGCGAAGGGCTGA
- the corA gene encoding magnesium/cobalt transporter CorA — protein MSMAGNLRKVGNLRKVGGLRRVARVAQFVRKHSRVDLSHPARSPLGSAVVKCVTYRGGVRQEDGRDLVEEVERVRKSGDGFVWLGLHEPTEQEFAGIADLFDLHPLAVEDAVHAHQRPKVERYDETLFAVFKTVCYVEHAELTATSEVVDTGEIMVFVGKEFVITVRHGRHGSLGPLREELESAPEQLAKGPAAVLHALADHVVDDYLVVTDAVQADIDQVEMDVFSKDGERADPGRIYQLKRELLELKRAVVPLGRPLQILATQPMQAVAPEIQAYFRDVDDHLKRVTEQVASFDELLNSILQAHLAQVTVAQNEDMRKITAWAAVIAVPTMICGLYGMNFDYMPELRWKYGYGLVIGVIATICFSLYRGFRRNGWL, from the coding sequence ATGTCGATGGCAGGCAACCTGCGAAAGGTAGGGAACCTCCGCAAGGTGGGCGGCCTGCGGAGAGTCGCGCGGGTCGCCCAGTTCGTGCGCAAGCACAGCCGTGTCGACCTGAGCCACCCCGCCCGCTCCCCGCTGGGCTCGGCGGTGGTGAAGTGCGTGACGTACCGCGGCGGCGTGCGCCAGGAGGACGGCCGCGATCTCGTCGAGGAGGTCGAGCGCGTCCGCAAGAGCGGTGACGGATTCGTCTGGCTCGGGCTGCACGAACCGACGGAGCAGGAGTTCGCCGGCATCGCCGACCTCTTCGACCTGCACCCGCTCGCCGTGGAGGACGCGGTCCACGCCCACCAGCGGCCGAAGGTGGAGCGGTACGACGAGACGCTGTTCGCCGTCTTCAAGACCGTCTGTTACGTGGAGCATGCCGAACTCACCGCGACCAGCGAGGTGGTGGACACCGGCGAGATCATGGTCTTCGTCGGCAAGGAGTTCGTGATCACCGTGCGGCACGGCCGGCACGGCTCGCTCGGCCCGCTGCGCGAGGAGCTCGAGTCGGCGCCCGAGCAGCTCGCCAAGGGCCCGGCGGCGGTCCTGCACGCGCTCGCCGACCACGTCGTGGACGACTATCTCGTCGTGACGGACGCGGTGCAGGCGGACATCGACCAGGTGGAGATGGACGTCTTCTCCAAGGACGGGGAGCGCGCCGACCCGGGCCGCATCTACCAGCTCAAGCGCGAACTCCTCGAACTGAAGCGGGCCGTGGTCCCGCTCGGCCGCCCCCTGCAGATCCTCGCCACCCAGCCGATGCAGGCGGTCGCCCCGGAGATACAGGCCTATTTCCGCGACGTCGACGACCACCTCAAGCGCGTCACGGAGCAGGTCGCCTCCTTCGACGAGCTCCTGAACTCCATCCTTCAGGCCCATCTCGCACAGGTGACGGTCGCGCAGAACGAGGACATGCGGAAGATCACCGCCTGGGCCGCCGTGATCGCCGTACCGACGATGATCTGCGGTCTGTACGGAATGAACTTCGACTACATGCCCGAACTGCGCTGGAAGTACGGCTATGGGCTGGTGATCGGCGTCATTGCCACCATCTGCTTCTCGCTCTACCGCGGCTTCCGGCGCAACGGCTGGCTCTAG
- a CDS encoding class I SAM-dependent methyltransferase, whose translation MTLIDGYLTGNRNRHAEGAGAGAGQRSEAFSALFDPTTFRHIERLGIGPGWRCWEVGAGGTSVVSWLAKRVGPTGRILATDTDISWQTSAARTPVEVRRHDVGVDAAPAQGGFDLVHARLVLAGAPDQELALRSMIRALRPGGRLLIEESDPALQPLACPDECGPAEQLANRLRHALLTQYGTDLAYGRGLPRLLRAAGLRQVEADVYFPLASPACAALETATIQQSRAALTSADLATDDDITAHLANIAAEPMDLAAAPMISTWARKP comes from the coding sequence ATGACCCTCATTGACGGCTATTTGACCGGCAATCGAAATCGGCACGCCGAGGGGGCGGGTGCGGGTGCGGGGCAGCGCTCCGAAGCCTTCTCCGCGCTCTTCGACCCCACGACCTTCCGGCACATCGAGCGGCTCGGCATCGGGCCGGGGTGGCGCTGCTGGGAGGTCGGCGCGGGCGGCACATCCGTCGTCTCCTGGCTCGCGAAGCGGGTCGGCCCCACCGGGCGGATCCTCGCGACGGACACGGACATTTCCTGGCAGACGTCGGCGGCCCGTACGCCGGTCGAGGTGCGCAGGCACGACGTGGGGGTGGACGCGGCGCCCGCCCAGGGGGGCTTCGACCTCGTCCACGCGCGGCTCGTCCTCGCCGGGGCGCCGGACCAGGAGCTGGCGCTGCGTTCGATGATCCGGGCGCTGCGCCCTGGGGGCCGCCTGTTGATCGAGGAGTCCGACCCGGCCCTGCAGCCGCTGGCCTGTCCTGACGAGTGCGGTCCTGCGGAGCAGTTGGCGAACCGTCTGCGGCACGCGCTGCTCACCCAGTACGGGACCGACCTCGCGTACGGGCGCGGCCTGCCCCGCCTGCTCCGTGCGGCGGGCCTGCGTCAGGTGGAGGCCGACGTGTACTTCCCCCTGGCCTCGCCCGCCTGCGCGGCCCTGGAGACGGCCACGATCCAGCAGTCCCGCGCGGCCCTGACCTCCGCGGACCTGGCCACGGACGACGACATCACCGCCCACCTCGCGAACATCGCCGCAGAGCCGATGGACCTGGCCGCGGCCCCCATGATCTCCACCTGGGCCCGAAAGCCGTAA
- a CDS encoding carbohydrate kinase family protein codes for MTSLRGEVRAGGGGGSGALLVVGDVVTDIVARHGAPLAVGTDTAAAIRTVPGGAGANVACWAASWGCGDVRLLGRVGVDSAAWHEEALTRAGVRSQLVVDSDAPTGTVICLVDGGAGGGAERTFLTDSGAALRLSGADWSPELLDGVGWLHLSGYLFFAGPSRAMAETALTAARARGVPVSVDPASAGFLAGLGVGRFLAATEGVDVLLPSEGEARLLAGAPGLGESAGLGGSPGLGDGAGLGESAGLKGSPGLGESAGLKGSSRLGDPAGLADSAGLSRRYPVVVVKRGAAGAVVARGGEVRAEIPALPAAARDSTGAGDAFTGAFLASRLGGAGLCEASAEGCRAGARAVELVGGRPG; via the coding sequence ATGACGTCGCTGCGGGGCGAGGTCAGGGCCGGGGGTGGGGGCGGAAGCGGGGCACTGCTGGTCGTCGGGGACGTCGTCACGGACATAGTCGCGCGGCACGGTGCGCCGCTCGCCGTGGGCACGGATACGGCGGCGGCGATCCGTACGGTGCCGGGTGGCGCGGGCGCCAATGTGGCGTGCTGGGCGGCTTCTTGGGGGTGCGGCGACGTACGTCTCCTGGGGCGGGTCGGCGTCGATTCGGCGGCGTGGCACGAGGAGGCGCTGACGCGGGCGGGGGTGCGTTCGCAGCTCGTCGTGGACTCCGACGCGCCTACGGGGACCGTGATCTGCCTGGTCGACGGGGGTGCCGGGGGCGGGGCAGAGCGGACGTTCCTGACGGACAGCGGCGCGGCGCTGCGCCTGTCGGGCGCCGACTGGTCGCCCGAACTTCTGGACGGCGTGGGGTGGCTGCACCTGTCGGGGTACTTGTTCTTCGCGGGCCCGAGCCGGGCGATGGCCGAGACGGCGTTGACGGCGGCACGCGCGCGTGGGGTGCCGGTGAGCGTGGATCCGGCGTCGGCGGGGTTCCTTGCGGGGCTGGGGGTGGGGCGGTTTCTGGCGGCGACGGAGGGGGTGGATGTGTTGTTGCCCAGTGAGGGTGAGGCACGGTTGCTGGCGGGGGCGCCTGGGCTGGGGGAATCGGCGGGGCTGGGGGGTTCGCCTGGGCTGGGGGATGGGGCGGGGCTGGGGGAATCGGCAGGGCTGAAGGGCTCGCCTGGGCTGGGGGAATCGGCAGGGCTGAAGGGCTCGTCCAGGCTGGGGGATCCGGCGGGGCTGGCGGATTCGGCGGGGCTGAGCCGCCGGTACCCGGTGGTGGTGGTCAAGCGGGGCGCTGCGGGTGCGGTGGTCGCACGCGGCGGTGAGGTGCGGGCCGAGATTCCCGCGCTGCCTGCCGCTGCGCGGGACTCGACGGGGGCGGGCGACGCGTTCACGGGGGCGTTCCTTGCCTCGCGACTCGGCGGCGCGGGGCTCTGCGAGGCTTCGGCGGAGGGGTGTCGGGCGGGGGCGCGGGCGGTTGAACTGGTGGGCGGAAGGCCGGGTTAG
- a CDS encoding pseudouridine-5'-phosphate glycosidase, with translation MLVVSDVVVSDEVQAAVADRRPVVALESTIIAHGLPRPRNLQVAGELEEAVRAEGAVPATIAVLDGRPHVGLDKEQLERVANEDGIRKLGHRDLALAVAAGASGATTVSATALLAARAGVRVFATGGLGGVHREWTVTQDESADLGLLARTRITVVCAGVKSILDVAATLQRLETLGVAVAGYGTDRFPGFYLTDSGHPVDWTLRTPGEVAAVMRAQDAVGGPESALLVANPVPEAEQLDPALHARVLAEALEACAEGGITGQAVTPFLLDQLVRRTEGASLSANLAAVRGNVRLAGRIAAAWVER, from the coding sequence GTGTTGGTGGTGTCCGACGTGGTGGTGTCCGACGAGGTACAGGCGGCTGTGGCGGACCGGCGGCCCGTCGTGGCCCTGGAGTCCACGATCATCGCGCACGGGCTGCCGCGCCCGCGCAATCTCCAGGTGGCTGGTGAGCTCGAAGAGGCCGTACGTGCGGAGGGCGCCGTCCCTGCGACGATCGCCGTCCTGGACGGGCGGCCCCATGTCGGCCTGGACAAGGAGCAGTTGGAGCGGGTCGCGAACGAGGACGGCATCCGCAAGCTGGGCCACCGCGACCTGGCGCTCGCGGTCGCGGCGGGTGCGAGCGGGGCGACGACGGTCTCCGCGACGGCGCTGCTCGCCGCGCGCGCGGGTGTGCGGGTGTTCGCCACGGGCGGGCTCGGCGGGGTGCACCGGGAGTGGACGGTGACCCAGGACGAGTCCGCCGACCTGGGGCTGCTCGCCCGGACGCGCATCACGGTCGTCTGCGCGGGCGTGAAGTCGATCCTGGACGTGGCGGCGACGCTGCAACGCCTGGAGACGTTGGGTGTCGCGGTGGCGGGGTACGGGACGGACCGCTTCCCCGGCTTCTACCTCACCGACTCCGGGCACCCGGTGGACTGGACGCTGCGTACGCCCGGGGAGGTCGCGGCGGTGATGCGGGCCCAGGACGCGGTCGGCGGCCCGGAGTCCGCGCTGCTCGTGGCGAATCCCGTGCCGGAGGCCGAGCAGCTCGATCCCGCGCTGCACGCGCGCGTGCTGGCCGAGGCGTTGGAGGCGTGCGCCGAGGGTGGCATCACCGGGCAGGCGGTCACGCCGTTCCTCCTGGACCAGCTGGTGCGGCGGACCGAGGGTGCGTCACTGAGCGCCAATCTCGCGGCGGTGCGGGGCAATGTGCGGCTCGCGGGGCGGATCGCAGCGGCGTGGGTGGAGCGATGA
- a CDS encoding VOC family protein: MTDNTTRLDHVVLWVRDPAAAVGFYEEVLGLEPLRVAEFTAGKAAFPSVRLNEETIFDLAPLTLAERMNVVPGADKSAGHPVNHVCLALAETDFEALRARLEERGTPVSDISHDAFGARGTARRSFYFRDPDGNIFEARHYGEDG; encoded by the coding sequence ATGACGGACAACACGACACGTCTCGACCACGTCGTCCTGTGGGTGCGCGACCCCGCGGCGGCAGTCGGCTTCTACGAGGAGGTGCTGGGCCTGGAACCTCTGCGCGTCGCCGAGTTCACGGCGGGCAAGGCCGCGTTCCCCTCCGTGCGGCTCAACGAGGAGACCATCTTCGACCTCGCCCCGCTCACACTCGCCGAGCGCATGAACGTCGTGCCGGGCGCGGACAAGAGCGCGGGCCACCCGGTGAACCACGTCTGCCTCGCCCTGGCGGAGACCGACTTCGAAGCGCTGCGCGCCCGCCTGGAGGAGCGCGGGACACCGGTGTCGGACATCTCGCACGATGCGTTCGGCGCCCGCGGCACGGCCCGCCGCAGCTTCTACTTCCGCGACCCGGACGGGAACATCTTCGAAGCGCGCCACTACGGAGAGGACGGGTAG
- a CDS encoding cupin domain-containing protein codes for MTTNDQALAPSFAVHIPDAELEAEPLDPEQIVSGTPEVTGKVLWESADGKQLRGIWQITPGVVTDTEANELFVVVSGRATIEVEGGDVIEIGPGDAAVLREGDRTTWTVHETLRKAYHITLP; via the coding sequence ATGACCACGAATGATCAAGCCCTCGCGCCGTCCTTTGCCGTGCACATTCCGGATGCCGAACTGGAGGCCGAGCCGCTCGACCCCGAGCAGATCGTCTCCGGCACCCCTGAGGTCACCGGCAAGGTCCTGTGGGAGTCGGCCGACGGCAAGCAGCTGCGCGGCATCTGGCAGATCACGCCCGGCGTGGTCACCGACACCGAGGCCAACGAACTCTTCGTGGTCGTCAGCGGCCGCGCCACGATCGAGGTCGAGGGCGGGGACGTGATCGAGATCGGCCCCGGCGACGCGGCCGTCCTGCGCGAGGGCGACCGTACGACGTGGACCGTGCACGAGACGCTGCGCAAGGCGTACCACATCACGCTCCCGTGA
- a CDS encoding MFS transporter: MTSTLDAPDIPTPEALPALRRRTTAVLVASQILGGLGVPIGIALAPMLATEVSGTEALSGLAPTASVAGTALLSLPLAALMTSRGRRPGLVLAYLIGALGAGLVVLAAVVENFPLLLLGMAGFGAGSSANLQARFAAADLAEPDRRGRAISLVIWATTIGSVLGPNIAAPTSRAFAGTSIPEAAGPFLFAAGIFAVAGLVVAVLLRPDPLLTARALAPQENQSAQSRSLRAGVAAVAASPMARLALVTVAASHTVMVSIMVMTPVDLGHHGASLQLVGLVISGHIAGMYALSPLMGWLSDRFGRLSVIGLAVGLLCCAALLAGTAGPSHGRTAAGLFVLGLGWSAGLVSGSALLTDSVPQPARAAVQGLSDLTMNTAAGIGGAAAGLIVAQAGYGWLNLIGVCVLLPMAALAMRRAVKKA; this comes from the coding sequence GTGACTTCGACCCTCGACGCTCCTGACATACCCACGCCAGAGGCGCTGCCCGCCCTGCGCCGCCGCACCACCGCGGTGCTGGTGGCCAGCCAGATCCTGGGCGGGCTCGGAGTACCGATCGGCATCGCGCTGGCCCCGATGCTCGCCACCGAGGTGAGCGGGACGGAGGCGCTGTCCGGCCTCGCGCCCACCGCGTCCGTGGCCGGCACGGCCCTGCTCTCGCTGCCGCTCGCCGCTCTGATGACGTCGCGCGGACGGCGGCCCGGCCTCGTCCTCGCGTATCTGATCGGCGCGCTGGGCGCCGGGCTCGTGGTCCTTGCCGCCGTCGTCGAGAACTTCCCCCTGCTGCTGCTCGGCATGGCGGGCTTCGGAGCGGGCTCGTCCGCCAATCTGCAGGCCCGGTTCGCCGCGGCCGACCTCGCCGAGCCCGACCGGCGCGGCCGCGCCATCTCCCTGGTCATCTGGGCCACCACCATCGGCTCGGTCCTCGGCCCGAACATCGCCGCGCCCACCAGCCGCGCCTTCGCCGGCACCTCCATACCCGAGGCGGCGGGCCCCTTCCTCTTCGCCGCCGGGATCTTCGCCGTCGCCGGTCTCGTGGTGGCGGTACTGCTGCGTCCCGACCCGCTGCTCACCGCCCGCGCGCTCGCCCCGCAGGAGAACCAGTCCGCGCAGAGCCGTTCGCTGCGGGCCGGGGTCGCCGCGGTGGCCGCGTCGCCGATGGCCCGGCTCGCGCTGGTGACGGTGGCCGCCTCGCACACCGTGATGGTCTCGATCATGGTCATGACCCCGGTCGACCTGGGGCACCACGGGGCGAGCCTGCAACTGGTCGGCCTGGTCATCAGCGGTCACATCGCGGGCATGTACGCGCTGTCGCCGCTCATGGGCTGGCTCTCCGACCGGTTCGGGCGGCTCTCCGTGATCGGCCTCGCGGTCGGGCTGCTGTGCTGCGCCGCACTCCTGGCCGGCACGGCGGGCCCCAGCCACGGCCGGACCGCCGCCGGTCTCTTCGTGCTCGGCCTCGGCTGGTCCGCGGGCCTGGTCTCCGGCTCCGCGCTGCTCACCGACTCGGTGCCGCAGCCCGCCAGGGCCGCCGTGCAGGGCCTCTCGGACCTGACCATGAACACGGCGGCGGGCATCGGCGGCGCGGCGGCCGGCCTGATCGTCGCGCAGGCCGGCTACGGCTGGCTCAACCTCATCGGCGTCTGCGTGCTGCTGCCGATGGCGGCGCTCGCGATGCGCCGGGCGGTCAAGAAGGCCTGA
- a CDS encoding methylated-DNA--[protein]-cysteine S-methyltransferase, which produces MNANGQHEQGGPGPDGLRQVVWAVVASDIGPLMLAATDDGLVSVVFHATDEVRDKALERLGSRLGAEPVEAPGSPLLAESIRQLTAYFAGERHDFELPLDWSLISGFNRQVLRELTTVPYGAVVGYGDLARRVGQPGAAQAVGMAMGANPLPIVVPCHRVVESDGGIGGFGGGVETKRQLLALEGVLPQPLF; this is translated from the coding sequence ATGAACGCCAACGGGCAGCACGAGCAGGGCGGGCCGGGTCCGGACGGTCTGCGGCAGGTGGTGTGGGCCGTCGTCGCGAGCGACATCGGCCCGCTGATGCTCGCCGCGACCGACGACGGTCTGGTCAGCGTCGTCTTCCACGCCACGGACGAAGTGCGCGACAAGGCACTCGAGCGGCTCGGCTCCCGACTGGGGGCCGAGCCGGTCGAGGCACCCGGCTCTCCCCTTCTCGCCGAGTCCATACGCCAGCTCACGGCATACTTCGCGGGCGAGCGGCACGACTTCGAGCTGCCGCTCGACTGGTCCCTGATCTCCGGGTTCAACCGCCAGGTCCTGCGCGAGCTGACCACCGTTCCGTACGGCGCCGTCGTGGGGTACGGCGACCTGGCCCGCCGCGTCGGCCAGCCCGGCGCGGCCCAGGCGGTCGGCATGGCGATGGGCGCCAACCCGCTGCCGATCGTGGTGCCCTGCCACCGGGTGGTCGAGAGCGACGGCGGCATCGGCGGCTTCGGCGGCGGCGTCGAGACCAAGCGGCAGCTCCTCGCCCTGGAAGGGGTGCTGCCGCAGCCGCTCTTCTGA
- a CDS encoding glycerophosphodiester phosphodiesterase, translated as MSARVAAATTAALLGAGALALPSATAHAADQTSAPTSTRASAQTSASHDRPLVVAHRGASAYAPENTFAAIDKAADMGFRWVENDVQRTKDGELVIMHDDTLKRTTNVEQLFPDRAPWKVADFTAAEIARLDAGSWFAPKYAGQRVPTLKQYMNRVSRNHQSLVFEFKKPELYPGIEKQGLAVLRKTGWLDRHHVKSKLVIQSFSADSVKTVHKLRPDIKTGFLGTPAVADLPAYAKFSDQINSTHTSISREYVAAIHSLKGPHRKRLEIFTWTVNDAAAAQRVAGFGVNGIITNTPDVVRKAIS; from the coding sequence TTGTCCGCACGCGTTGCCGCTGCCACCACCGCCGCTCTTCTTGGAGCCGGTGCACTCGCTCTCCCATCCGCCACCGCTCACGCCGCCGACCAGACGTCGGCGCCGACGTCCACGCGGGCGTCCGCCCAGACATCCGCCTCGCACGACAGACCGCTGGTCGTCGCGCACCGTGGCGCTTCCGCGTACGCCCCCGAGAACACTTTCGCAGCCATCGACAAGGCGGCTGACATGGGGTTCCGCTGGGTCGAGAACGACGTCCAGCGCACCAAGGACGGCGAACTCGTGATCATGCACGACGACACCCTGAAGCGGACGACGAACGTCGAGCAGCTCTTCCCCGACCGCGCGCCGTGGAAGGTCGCGGACTTCACCGCGGCGGAGATCGCCAGGCTGGACGCGGGCAGCTGGTTCGCTCCCAAGTACGCGGGGCAGCGGGTGCCGACGCTGAAGCAGTACATGAACCGGGTCTCGCGCAACCACCAGAGCCTGGTCTTCGAGTTCAAGAAGCCCGAGCTGTACCCGGGCATCGAGAAGCAGGGCCTCGCCGTCCTGCGCAAGACGGGCTGGCTCGACCGGCACCACGTCAAGAGCAAGCTCGTCATCCAGAGCTTCAGCGCCGACAGCGTCAAGACGGTGCACAAGCTGCGGCCCGACATCAAGACCGGCTTCCTCGGCACGCCCGCGGTCGCCGACCTGCCCGCGTACGCCAAGTTCTCCGACCAGATCAACTCGACCCACACCTCCATCTCCCGCGAGTACGTCGCCGCGATCCACTCGCTCAAGGGGCCGCACCGCAAGCGCCTGGAGATCTTCACCTGGACCGTGAACGACGCTGCCGCCGCCCAGCGGGTGGCGGGCTTCGGGGTGAACGGCATCATCACGAACACGCCGGACGTCGTGCGCAAGGCCATCTCCTAG